Proteins found in one Odontesthes bonariensis isolate fOdoBon6 chromosome 11, fOdoBon6.hap1, whole genome shotgun sequence genomic segment:
- the LOC142391723 gene encoding stomatin-like protein 2, mitochondrial, with protein sequence MLRTLYRASGAILKNSQRTVPRWWMSPAQQRWASRLPVNTFILFVPQQEAWVIERMGRFHRILEPGLNFLIPILDRIRYVQSLKEIVIDIPEQSSISLDNVTLQIDGVLFLKIFDPFKASYGVEDPEYAVTQLAQTTMRSELGKLTLDKVFRERESLNSNIVHSINQASDEWGIRCLRYEIKDIQVPPRVKESMQMQVEAERRKRATVLESEGTREAAINVAEGRKQSQILASEGEKAEQINRAAGEAQAVLATAEAKSKAIRLLSEALAEQNGNAAASLSVAEQYVSAFSNLAKESNTVLLPSNTGDISRMVTQAMTIYSTLSEPRLKHESIKAEGEEPPVQSTSA encoded by the exons ATGCTGCGGACATTGTATCGGGCCAGTGGCGCAATTTTGAAG AACTCCCAGCGGACTGTACCCAGATGGTGGATGAGTCCGGCTCAGCAGCGATGGGCCTCCCGCTTACCCGTGAACACCTTTATCCTATTTGTGCCACAGCAAGAGGCCTGGGTCATCGAGAGGATGGGGCGCTTTCACCGGATTTTAGAGCCG GGGCTGAACTTCCTTATTCCCATACTTGACCGAATACGTTACGTGCAAAGCCTCAAAGAGATTGTTATTGACATCCCTGAGCAGTCTTCTATATCATTAG ATAATGTGACGCTCCAAATTGATGgagtcctttttttaaaaatcttcgaTCCTTTTAAG GCCAGTTATGGTGTTGAAGATCCAGAATATGCTGTGACTCAGCTTGCACAAACCACGATGCGCTCAGAACTGGGCAAACTCACTCTGGATAAAGTATTCAGG GAGAGAGAGTCTCTCAATTCGAACATCGTGCACTCCATCAACCAGGCGTCCGACGAGTGGGGAATCCGCTGCCTGCGTTATGAAATCAAAGACATACAAGTTCCACCTCGTGTCAAAGAGTCCATGCAGATGCAG GTGGAGGCCGAGCGCAGGAAGAGAGCCACAGTGCTGGAGTCTGAAGGGACACGAGAAGCGGCCATCAACGTCGCAGAAGGCCGCAAGCAATCCCAGATCCTCGCCTCAGAGGGAGAGAAGGCAGAGCAGATAAACAGAGCTGCCG GTGAGGCCCAAGCTGTGTTAGCCACAGCAGAAGCCAAATCTAAAGCCATCCGTTTGCTGTCAGAGGCTCTGGCTGAGCAG AACGGAAACGCCGCAGCCTCACTGAGTGTCGCTGAACAGTACGTGTCTGCGTTCTCCAACCTCGCCAAAGAGTCCAACACGGTGCTCCTGCCTTCCAACACTGGTGACATCAGCAGGATGGTCACACAG GCCATGACTATTTACAGCACACTATCCGAGCCAAGACTAAAACACGAGAGCATTAAAGCCGAGGGAGAGGAGCCTCCGGTCCAGTCAACATCAGCTTAG
- the LOC142391724 gene encoding vascular endothelial growth factor C-like has product MWITAVLLWILNISYLCSGQDFADYYQTGDMGTEAPAQLDSQPSLETVTNMDELLQLIYPQYGLIQHCMRKKSWHTSSSSSPSFSTSSASPLVHSNNDDMWVQLREEALYKMDGTLEVILEEIQRTSCQPREVCVEVAKEYPESTSQFYLPRCVALHRCGGCCANEAFYCTNTSYTLVNKTLMELSPPRMDRSVVMVTFVNHTSCECLSKRPLHSIIRRATTDHLCSPPERPCASGSLWDPVNCLCVSADMINYSQRETEVLDSGLLALCGPNRVLEETTCECVCQNGLTEASCDPGWKLDQNTCECQCEGQVEGKLCPAGQGWDDELCGCVCAVECPRNQPLNPDTCLCQCRESPQSCLRQGKKFNPNNCSCYRLPCRNPRRVCQEGFYYSFQVCQCIPNYMKWN; this is encoded by the exons ATGTGGATAACAGCTGTACTTCTATGGATTCTTAATATCAGCTATTTGTGCTCAGGACAAGACTTTGCAGACTATTACCAAACTGGAGACATGGGCACAGAG GCTCCAGCTCAATTGGACAGCCAGCCCAGTTTGGAGACGGTGACAAACATGGATGAGCTCCTACAGCTCATCTACCCTCAGTATGGTTTGATTCAGCACTGCATGAGGAAGAAATCATGGCACACCTCTTCCTCCTCGTCCCCTTCTTTTTCAACTTCTTCGGCGAGCCCCTTAGTCCACTCTAACAATGATGATATGTGGGTTCAGCTGAGGGAGGAGGCTCTTTACAAAATGGATGGAACTTTGGAAG TCATCCTCGAGGAGATCCAGCGAACCTCGTGCCAGCCCAGGGAGGTTTGTGTTGAGGTTGCCAAAGAGTACCCAGAATCCACCAGTCAGTTCTACCTCCCTCGCTGTGTGGCGCTGCATCGCTGTGGTGGATGCTGCGCCAACGAGGCTTTTTACTGCACCAACACGAGTTACACGCTTGTCAACAAAACG CTGATGGAACTGTCTCCGCCCAGGATGGATCGCTCAGTGGTCATGGTTACCTTCGTCAACCACACTTCGTGCGAATGCCTGTCCAAGCGGCCGCTCCACTCCATCATAAGACGGGCAACGACAGATCACCT GTGTTCCCCTCCTGAACGTCCCTGTGCCTCGGGGTCATTATGGGATCCTGTGAACTGTCTGTGCGTCTCCGCAGACATGATCAACTACTCTCAGAGAGAAACAG AGGTGCTGGACTCAGGTCTGCTGGCTCTCTGCGGGCCCAACAGGGTTCTGGAGGAGACCACCTGCGAGTGTGTCTGTCAAAACGGACTCACGGAGGCCAGCTGCGATCCAGGCTGGAAACTGGACCAAAACACCT GCGAGTGCCAGTGTGAAGGACAAGTCGAGGGCAAGTTGTGTCCTGCTGGCCAGGGGTGGGACGACGAGCTGtgcgggtgtgtgtgtgcggtggAGTGTCCGAGGAACCAGCCCCTGAACCCAGACACCTGCCTGTGTCAGTGCAGAGAGAGTCCACAGTCGTGTCTGCGGCAGGGAAAGAAGTTCAACCCCAACAACTGCAG CTGTTACAGGCTTCCCTGCAGGAACCCAAGACGTGTGTGCCAGGAGGGATTTTACTACAGCTTCCAGGTCTGTCAGTGCATTCCCAACTACATGAAGTGGAATTAA